In one Eschrichtius robustus isolate mEscRob2 chromosome 15, mEscRob2.pri, whole genome shotgun sequence genomic region, the following are encoded:
- the KCNS3 gene encoding potassium voltage-gated channel subfamily S member 3 — protein MVFGEIFHRPGQDKELVNLNVGGFKQSIDQSTLLRFPHTRLGKLLSCHSEEAILELCDDYSVADKEYYFDRNPSLFRYVLNFYYTGKLHVMEKLCAFSFCQEIEYWGIDELFLDSCCRDRYQERKGENHDKGWDQKSNDVSADSSFEESSLFEKELEKFDKLRFGQLRKKIWIRMENPAYCLSAKLIAISSLSVVLASIVAMCVHSMSEFQNEDGEVDDPVLEGVEIACIAWFTVELAIRVVAAPCQKKFWKNPLNIIDFVSIIPFYATLAVDTKKEESEDIENMGKVVQILRLMRIFRILKLARHSVGLRSLGATLRHSYHEVGLLLLFLSVGISIFSVLIYSVEKDDHTSSLTSIPVCWWWATISMTTVGYGDTHPVTLAGKLIASACIICGILVVALPITIIFNKFSKYYQKQKDIDVDKCSEGPPEKCHELPYFNIRDIYAQRMHAFITSLSSVGIVVSDPDATDASSIEDNEDVYNMASLENCTAK, from the coding sequence ATGGTGTTTGGTGAGATTTTCCATCGCCCTGGACAAGACAAGGAACTTGTCAACTTGAACGTGGGGGGCTTTAAACAGTCCATCGACCAGAGCACCCTCCTGCGCTTTCCTCACACCAGGCTCGGGAAGTTGCTCAGCTGCCACTCGGAAGAGGCCATCCTGGAGCTGTGTGATGACTACAGCGTGGCCGATAAAGAGTACTATTTCGATCGGAACCCCTCCCTGTTCAGATACGTTCTGAACTTTTATTACACGGGGAAGCTGCACGTCATGGAGAAGCTGTGCGCGTTCTCGTTCTGCCAGGAGATCGAGTACTGGGGCATCGACGAGCTCTTCCTCGATTCCTGCTGCAGGGACCGCTACCAGGAGCGCAAGGGGGAAAACCACGACAAGGGCTGGGACCAGAAAAGCAACGACGTGAGTGCCGACTCCTCGTTCGAAGAGTCGTCTCTGTTCGAGAAGGAGCTGGAGAAGTTTGACAAGCTGCGATTCGGTCAGCTCCGGAAGAAGATCTGGATTCGCATGGAAAACCCAGCCTACTGCCTGTCGGCCAAGCTCATCGCCATCTCCTCCCTGAGCGTGGTGCTGGCCTCCATCGTGGCCATGTGCGTCCACAGCATGTCGGAGTTCCAGAACGAGGACGGGGAGGTGGACGACCCCGTGCTGGAAGGCGTCGAGATCGCGTGCATCGCTTGGTTCACCGTCGAGCTGGCCATCCGGGTAGTTGCTGCTCCCTGTCAGAAGAAATTCTGGAAAAACCCTCTGAACATAATCGACTTCGTCTCCATTATTCCCTTTTATGCCACGTTGGCTGTAGACACCAAGAAGGAAGAGAGTGAGGACATCGAAAACATGGGCAAGGTGGTCCAGATTCTCAGGCTTATGAGGATTTTCCGCATCCTCAAGCTTGCCCGGCACTCGGTAGGACTTCGGTCTCTCGGTGCCACACTGAGGCATAGCTACCACGAAGTTGGGCTGCTGCTTCTCTTCCTATCGGTGGGCATTTCCATCTTTTCTGTGCTTATCTACTCTGTGGAGAAAGATGACCACACGTCCAGCCTCACCAGCATCCCTGTCTGCTGGTGGTGGGCCACCATCAGCATGACAACCGTGGGCTACGGAGACACCCACCCAGTCACCTTGGCTGGGAAGCTTATCGCCAGCGCGTGCATCATCTGTGGCATCTTGGTGGTGGCCCTTCCCATCACCATTATCTTCAACAAGTTTTCCAAGTACTACCAGAAGCAAAAGGACATCGATGTGGACAAGTGTAGTGAGGGCCCACCAGAGAAGTGTCATGAGCTCCCTTACTTTAACATTAGGGACATTTATGCCCAGCGGATGCATGCCTTCATCACCAGTCTCTCTTCTGTGGGCATCGTGGTGAGTGACCCCGACGCCACAGACGCTTCAAGCATCGAAGACAACGAGGATGTTTATAACATGGCATCCTTGGAGAACTGCACGGCAAAATGA